Below is a genomic region from Methanolobus sediminis.
GTCTTCATGGGCGCTGATTGCTGCCGGTTTAAGAAGTGATATTCCTTTGTTCATTGTCTTTGATGCTGTAAGTATATCCATGAGTGACAGTTTTCCGGATTCAAATCCATCACCAACTGTTTTCATACCTTCAATAAATCCTTCTTCAATGATATCAACCGGATCAATGCCTGACCTTATTGTCTCCATTGCTACATTTGTTGCTTCAGCATCGTTGAAGTTAATTACAGAATTTTTAGCCTTATTGATAAGCTCTCTCTTTGCAGAATCATTATCATTCATGATTTCATCATTCCTCAGACATTATTCTTTGAAATTGAAAGGTTTGCTTTCTAAACAGGTGTTCCTGCTCGGCCTTCTCTATATTTCATTTGTCATAAGAATCTTGTCTACCAGAATTATATATCTGTCATGTAAATATATAGTCTCAATATATGAATGAGGTTTAAAAAAAGTAGGAGTTAAATTCTCATTTTTTAATTCTGAAAACACGGTCATTTTTGCGTACAATATCCTCAACAGCAAGTCCTATTTCATTTCCTCTTTCCACAGAATTTACTGCTTTGCCTTCCAGGGCAATGGATGTGACTTCCTGTTCCAGATATGTAGTACTACCCTCGATAATGATCCTATCGCCATTCTCAAGTCCCTGCTCAAGAAGTTTAACTGCTGCAGCAGACTGCTTTGGATAATAGTTTGTTACTATTCCCACAGCTTCGCGTTTAACAGGGGATGCATTCATGTCGAAATCAAATGCCAGGCTATCAGGTCCCGGATATCCGAAATAGAATCCAGTTGAAAATCCTCTGTTGTACTCAAGTGCCATTTTCTCTTTGAGTGGAAGTACTTTGTCTTTGGTAAAGTTCCCTTCTTTGAACAGGTCAATGGCTTTTCGATAAGACTCAGATACGGTTGCAGTATATCCCGGATTACGTAATCTTCCCTCAACCTTGAATGAGTCAATTCCGGCTTTTACAAGTTCGGGTATGTACTCGATCATGCAAAGGTCCTTTGCGCTCATAAGGTATTTTCCTTCAATATCGACTATTGCACCGTTATCTGAATGAAGGGACCATTCCCATCTGCACGGCTGGCTGCATTCTCCACAATTTCCTGATTTTCCAAGTA
It encodes:
- a CDS encoding cobalamin B12-binding domain-containing protein; amino-acid sequence: MNDNDSAKRELINKAKNSVINFNDAEATNVAMETIRSGIDPVDIIEEGFIEGMKTVGDGFESGKLSLMDILTASKTMNKGISLLKPAAISAHEDSCFFGNLMLSL
- a CDS encoding peptidase U32 family protein, whose product is MFKESKKSEIPELIMGVRNFAALKACQQHADAVYFSLDRLSLRSRAQEITTENLASFIDEIHAQGLKGYMAVNSVIYPDNLTELDEVLECAASAEVDAVIAWDPATITKAAEKDLRVHISTQANVSNQITAEFYRSLGASRVVLARELSLEQIAEIKKDTKMELEAFVHGAMCQAISGRCYLSAYLLGKSGNCGECSQPCRWEWSLHSDNGAIVDIEGKYLMSAKDLCMIEYIPELVKAGIDSFKVEGRLRNPGYTATVSESYRKAIDLFKEGNFTKDKVLPLKEKMALEYNRGFSTGFYFGYPGPDSLAFDFDMNASPVKREAVGIVTNYYPKQSAAAVKLLEQGLENGDRIIIEGSTTYLEQEVTSIALEGKAVNSVERGNEIGLAVEDIVRKNDRVFRIKK